One Lysinibacillus sp. OF-1 DNA segment encodes these proteins:
- the spoIID gene encoding stage II sporulation protein D, translated as MKKWMISIGVICLIGVLYMLPVIGLSERREAVKPPPSDENACEIFIEVEGQEEKIPLETYITGVVAAEMPVSFKKEALKAQAIAARTYALKTTNYGKTAIAPTVARQVFYDEEQRKANWASNFLGNEKKIVEAINETKGQVLLYNKELITAMFHSTSNGKTESAFGYSGNDIPYLKSVASISDQASPKFEAQQEWTLAQWNKLWPVQWQASDFNRIQLFYNESGRVERLQLGSNVWTGREVRTLLGIPSTDFTIVYDAKTRKVHVTTQGYGHGVGMSQYGAEAMANEGKTAAEILHYYYQDIEIKKIDACLK; from the coding sequence ATGAAAAAATGGATGATTAGTATAGGTGTCATTTGTTTGATTGGAGTATTATACATGCTTCCTGTTATAGGGCTTAGTGAAAGACGAGAGGCTGTCAAACCTCCACCTAGTGATGAGAATGCCTGTGAAATATTTATAGAAGTGGAGGGACAAGAGGAAAAAATCCCTTTGGAAACGTATATTACAGGTGTTGTTGCAGCGGAAATGCCTGTTTCTTTTAAAAAGGAGGCATTGAAAGCCCAAGCGATTGCAGCACGCACATATGCACTGAAAACGACAAATTACGGTAAAACTGCAATTGCTCCAACTGTGGCAAGGCAAGTTTTTTATGATGAGGAGCAAAGAAAGGCGAATTGGGCTAGCAATTTCCTGGGAAATGAAAAGAAAATTGTCGAAGCAATCAATGAAACGAAAGGACAAGTTCTTCTTTATAATAAGGAACTAATTACAGCCATGTTTCACTCGACAAGCAATGGTAAAACAGAAAGTGCCTTTGGCTATAGTGGGAATGATATTCCATATTTGAAAAGTGTTGCAAGTATCTCAGATCAAGCATCACCGAAGTTTGAGGCTCAGCAAGAATGGACATTAGCACAATGGAATAAGTTGTGGCCTGTACAGTGGCAAGCTAGTGATTTTAATCGTATCCAGCTATTTTACAATGAGTCAGGGCGAGTAGAGCGTTTACAGTTAGGGAGCAATGTCTGGACTGGTAGAGAGGTTAGAACACTTCTTGGCATACCATCAACTGATTTTACAATTGTCTATGACGCGAAGACAAGAAAGGTCCATGTGACAACCCAAGGTTATGGTCATGGCGTGGGCATGAGTCAATATGGCGCTGAGGCAATGGCAAACGAAGGGAAAACGGCTGCCGAAATTTTACACTATTATTATCAAGATATTGAAATAAAAAAAATAGATGCATGTTTAAAATAA
- a CDS encoding M23 family metallopeptidase, translating to MREDKNNKTSQNQNPNQKENGQLQKKPWFWPAVYTGGALVLAGLLFGYNSLVSKVEEAPLPDLAEVDPGPVVETNARTENMKYPFKEESLSKVQVLQEFYELEANEESRENALMVFNQTFTTSSGISIAMNGEEFEVLAAMSGKVLEVKLDAFTGNKIVIEHPNGMQTHYSSVKDIAVKEGDEVTQGQALGKATDNEWNQAAGVHMHFEVLEDGKYINPKKLLAF from the coding sequence ATGAGAGAGGATAAAAACAATAAAACTTCTCAAAACCAAAATCCAAATCAAAAGGAAAATGGTCAATTACAAAAGAAACCTTGGTTTTGGCCAGCAGTTTACACAGGTGGTGCACTAGTTCTAGCAGGATTGTTATTTGGTTACAATAGTCTCGTATCAAAAGTAGAAGAGGCTCCTTTACCAGATTTAGCGGAAGTTGATCCAGGTCCTGTAGTAGAAACAAATGCACGTACTGAAAACATGAAGTACCCATTCAAAGAAGAGAGTCTTAGTAAAGTACAAGTTTTACAAGAGTTCTACGAGTTAGAGGCAAATGAAGAGTCCCGTGAAAATGCACTAATGGTATTTAATCAAACATTTACAACGTCTTCTGGTATCTCTATCGCTATGAATGGTGAAGAATTTGAAGTACTAGCTGCTATGAGTGGTAAAGTACTAGAGGTAAAACTAGACGCATTTACAGGCAATAAGATTGTAATTGAGCATCCAAACGGTATGCAAACACATTATAGCTCTGTAAAGGATATCGCTGTTAAAGAAGGCGATGAGGTTACACAAGGTCAGGCATTAGGAAAAGCAACTGATAACGAGTGGAATCAAGCGGCTGGCGTCCACATGCATTTCGAAGTTCTTGAAGACGGAAAATATATTAATCCGAAAAAATTACTAGCTTTTTAA
- a CDS encoding sporulation transcriptional regulator SpoIIID, protein MHEHIRKRCIRLGELLIETRETVRVLAKMTGYSKSTVHKDLTERLPTIHEGLADQVKEILAYHKAVRHIRGGEATKNKWKERASQD, encoded by the coding sequence GTGCATGAGCACATTCGGAAGCGCTGCATACGCCTCGGTGAATTACTGATTGAGACGCGTGAGACTGTGCGTGTCCTCGCGAAAATGACTGGTTATTCAAAAAGTACGGTGCACAAGGATTTAACAGAGCGATTACCAACAATTCATGAAGGATTAGCTGACCAAGTGAAAGAAATACTCGCCTACCATAAGGCCGTACGTCATATTCGTGGAGGAGAAGCAACGAAAAACAAGTGGAAAGAGAGAGCGAGTCAAGACTGA
- a CDS encoding rod shape-determining protein yields MFSKDIGIDLGTANVLIHVKGKGIVLNEPSVVAIDKKTNKVLAVGEEARQMVGRTPGNITAIRPLRDGVIADFDVTEAMLRHFINKLNVKGFLAKPRILICCPTNITSVEQKAIREAAEKSGGKKVYLEEEPKVAAIGAGMDIFQPSGNMVVDIGGGTTDIAVLSMGDIVTSESIKVAGDVFDNDILQYIKKEYKLLIGERTAEAIKMTIGTVFKGSRNDTMDIRGRDMVTGLPRTITIHSEEIERALHESVAMIVQSAKNVLEKTPPELSADIIDRGVIITGGGALLHGMDQLLIEELKVPVFVAERPMDCVAIGTGIMLENIDRVPASL; encoded by the coding sequence ATGTTTTCGAAAGATATTGGCATTGACTTAGGAACTGCGAACGTATTAATCCACGTTAAAGGTAAAGGAATCGTCCTAAATGAACCATCTGTGGTGGCGATTGACAAAAAGACAAACAAAGTATTAGCGGTAGGGGAAGAAGCTCGCCAAATGGTAGGGAGAACGCCAGGTAATATTACAGCAATTCGCCCACTAAGAGATGGAGTCATTGCAGATTTTGATGTGACAGAGGCGATGTTAAGACATTTCATCAATAAATTAAATGTAAAAGGATTTTTGGCGAAGCCACGAATTTTAATTTGCTGTCCAACGAACATCACAAGTGTTGAGCAAAAAGCAATCCGTGAAGCCGCAGAAAAATCTGGCGGTAAAAAGGTATATTTAGAGGAAGAACCAAAAGTAGCTGCTATCGGTGCAGGTATGGATATCTTCCAACCAAGTGGTAATATGGTAGTCGATATAGGTGGCGGAACAACAGATATCGCAGTTCTATCAATGGGTGATATTGTAACAAGTGAATCCATTAAAGTAGCAGGAGATGTGTTTGATAACGACATTTTGCAATATATTAAAAAAGAATATAAATTGCTAATTGGTGAACGTACAGCAGAAGCAATCAAGATGACAATTGGTACGGTTTTCAAAGGTAGCCGCAACGATACAATGGATATTCGTGGTCGTGACATGGTAACAGGTTTACCACGTACTATTACAATTCATTCCGAGGAAATTGAACGAGCATTGCACGAGTCTGTAGCGATGATTGTCCAATCAGCAAAAAATGTCTTAGAAAAAACACCACCTGAGCTATCAGCCGATATCATTGACCGTGGCGTTATTATTACGGGTGGCGGTGCACTATTACATGGAATGGATCAGCTATTAATAGAAGAGTTAAAGGTACCTGTCTTCGTTGCAGAGAGACCTATGGATTGTGTAGCAATTGGTACGGGAATAATGCTAGAAAACATTGATCGTGTGCCAGCATCCTTATAA
- a CDS encoding flagellar hook-basal body protein encodes MFKGFYTVATGMITQQRRTELLTNNLSNANTPGFKADQSTIRSFPDMLMSSIGKTNAPANQQAGAEYMSQVGALNTGTYLQETLPNYIQGQIYSTDFTTDMALIDGNLPQNEDGITGSIFFRLEHPAGGEAYTRNGNFTLDGQGHLVNGQGLYVLNDAGQRIQLPNDDFRLDENGAIFVNDQQVARVGVSYAANPNMLRKQDNGLIRTENGENLPTAYGANGVSFTLRQNFLEGSNVDSGRTMTDLMTAYRAFEANQKVLQAYDRSMEKAVNEIGKI; translated from the coding sequence TTGTTTAAAGGGTTTTATACAGTTGCAACAGGTATGATCACGCAACAAAGAAGAACAGAATTACTAACAAATAATTTATCAAATGCGAATACACCAGGATTTAAAGCAGATCAATCAACTATTCGCTCATTTCCAGACATGCTAATGTCTAGTATTGGTAAAACAAATGCTCCCGCCAATCAACAAGCAGGCGCTGAATATATGAGTCAAGTAGGAGCTTTAAATACAGGAACATATTTACAAGAAACATTGCCAAATTACATACAAGGCCAAATCTATAGCACTGATTTTACAACAGATATGGCGCTAATTGATGGAAACTTACCACAAAACGAAGATGGGATTACGGGGTCAATTTTCTTCCGTCTAGAACATCCAGCTGGTGGTGAGGCCTATACACGTAATGGTAATTTCACATTAGATGGTCAAGGCCATTTAGTAAACGGGCAGGGTCTATACGTACTCAATGATGCAGGACAACGTATCCAGCTTCCAAACGATGATTTTCGCCTCGATGAAAATGGAGCCATTTTTGTAAACGATCAGCAAGTAGCACGAGTTGGCGTATCATATGCTGCTAATCCGAACATGCTACGTAAACAGGATAATGGTCTTATTCGTACGGAAAATGGTGAGAACTTACCAACAGCCTATGGTGCGAATGGCGTTTCCTTTACGCTACGTCAAAACTTTTTAGAAGGTTCAAACGTAGATTCTGGTCGCACAATGACAGATTTAATGACAGCCTACCGAGCATTCGAAGCAAATCAAAAAGTATTACAAGCTTATGATCGCAGCATGGAAAAGGCAGTGAATGAAATCGGGAAAATCTAA
- a CDS encoding flagellar hook-basal body protein yields the protein MLRTMMTATNTMGQLQNKLDTISNNIANSSTTGYKTKEASFNELLYQQFNNDKQDRAERQTPVGIRYGSGAMLGQIKSNEKQGSLQTTNRDLDFAFTKAKQYFNILMPNGENGTETVYTRQGDFYLSPLNNGTVMLVTAEGYPVANAAGQAITLPDTVQKFAVRDGGVLEASYPNGDIIRTDLAVTEFQKPQLMEHVSGSYVGLPDNLAELGFTQAEVLTELVGANRQQIGMQSGTLEMSNVNLSKEMTELIQTQRSYQFNARAVTLADQMLGLINGIR from the coding sequence ATGCTACGTACAATGATGACAGCAACGAACACAATGGGTCAATTACAAAATAAACTAGATACAATTAGTAATAATATTGCTAATAGTAGTACAACCGGTTATAAAACGAAGGAAGCATCCTTCAATGAACTACTTTATCAGCAATTTAACAATGATAAGCAGGACCGAGCTGAACGCCAAACACCAGTTGGTATTCGCTATGGATCTGGTGCCATGCTTGGACAAATTAAATCCAATGAAAAGCAAGGCTCATTACAAACAACGAATCGAGATTTAGACTTTGCTTTCACAAAAGCAAAACAATATTTCAATATTTTAATGCCAAATGGTGAAAATGGAACTGAAACAGTGTATACTCGACAAGGTGACTTTTATTTATCTCCGTTGAATAACGGAACAGTAATGCTCGTAACGGCAGAGGGTTATCCCGTAGCCAATGCAGCAGGACAAGCTATTACATTACCAGATACTGTTCAAAAGTTTGCCGTTCGAGATGGTGGTGTTTTAGAAGCATCTTATCCAAATGGTGATATCATTCGTACGGATTTAGCTGTAACAGAATTCCAAAAACCACAATTAATGGAACATGTTTCTGGTTCTTATGTTGGTTTACCAGACAATCTAGCTGAACTTGGCTTTACACAAGCGGAAGTTCTGACAGAGCTTGTGGGTGCGAACCGTCAGCAAATTGGCATGCAAAGTGGTACACTAGAAATGTCCAATGTAAACCTCTCAAAGGAAATGACAGAACTAATACAAACTCAACGTTCTTATCAGTTCAATGCAAGAGCGGTTACATTAGCAGATCAAATGCTAGGACTAATTAACGGCATTCGATAA
- a CDS encoding DNA-directed RNA polymerase subunit beta — protein MTNDSRRRSVPTQETDTQPEKKERRSNGEQREVRWVQIRLIPIWLRIVIVLVLVVAAAALGAMFGFSVIGEGNAMDIFKRDTWQHIFDIMNGKE, from the coding sequence ATGACAAACGATTCACGTCGACGTTCTGTGCCGACACAAGAAACCGATACGCAACCAGAAAAGAAAGAACGCCGCTCAAATGGAGAGCAACGCGAGGTTCGCTGGGTGCAAATCCGACTGATTCCGATTTGGTTACGCATTGTAATTGTTCTCGTCTTAGTCGTTGCTGCCGCAGCATTAGGCGCAATGTTTGGCTTCAGTGTGATTGGAGAAGGCAATGCTATGGATATTTTTAAAAGGGACACATGGCAGCATATATTTGATATTATGAACGGTAAAGAATAG
- the fabZ gene encoding 3-hydroxyacyl-ACP dehydratase FabZ, whose protein sequence is MLTAEQIQAILPHRYPFLFVDRIVELDEGKRAVGLKNVSINENFFNGHFPGYPVMPGVLIVEALAQVGGVALLNAEEFKGRLAFLTGVDNCRFKRQVVPGDQLKLEVEFVKLRGAMGKGHGIATVDGELVCEADILFAIGPEQPKQA, encoded by the coding sequence ATGTTAACAGCAGAACAAATTCAAGCAATTTTACCACATCGCTATCCTTTTTTATTCGTTGATCGCATTGTTGAATTAGATGAAGGTAAACGCGCAGTAGGTTTAAAAAATGTTTCGATCAATGAAAACTTCTTTAATGGACACTTCCCAGGCTATCCTGTAATGCCAGGTGTATTAATTGTAGAGGCATTAGCACAAGTGGGTGGAGTCGCTTTATTAAATGCAGAAGAATTCAAGGGACGTTTAGCCTTTTTAACAGGTGTGGATAATTGTCGTTTCAAGCGTCAAGTAGTTCCTGGCGACCAACTTAAATTGGAAGTAGAATTTGTTAAACTTCGTGGCGCAATGGGTAAAGGTCATGGTATAGCGACTGTAGATGGAGAACTTGTATGTGAAGCCGATATTCTATTTGCGATTGGACCTGAACAGCCTAAACAAGCCTAA
- a CDS encoding nuclease-related domain-containing protein, whose product MVIAIREKPLKLLWLEAVMRRLLKNDVEFHYYQEQYRRLDAGFAGEQKVDREWHELLCPNTFFVLHNLCLKNTAQHMHQLDTLFICSQFIFVLEIKNIHGRLEFNQLTHQCTRTKADGTVEGFPNAFTQTERHMRFLKSLSYSLPIEGAVVIANPSAIIVNPSKALPIFHVSGLHQHLQSLFKKHPQKMLTDDQLAQLVQGLLSKQTIPHIQTSIAPSRFRHGVLCPKCSYQHNMYFYRGIWKCSFCHYRSIEIFAEAMLDYQLLVSHSITNQQLRKFFKIDSIDTATRLLQKFQFPYTGTYKNRVYHLPENLLDYMKRFFEG is encoded by the coding sequence TTGGTTATTGCTATCAGAGAGAAGCCTTTAAAATTATTATGGCTTGAGGCTGTGATGAGGAGGCTTTTAAAGAATGATGTTGAGTTTCACTATTATCAGGAACAATATCGCCGACTGGATGCAGGTTTTGCTGGTGAACAAAAAGTGGACCGCGAATGGCATGAATTACTATGTCCAAATACTTTTTTCGTATTACATAATTTGTGTCTCAAGAACACTGCTCAACATATGCATCAGCTTGATACACTCTTTATTTGCTCTCAATTTATCTTCGTTTTAGAAATTAAAAATATTCATGGTCGACTAGAATTTAATCAACTCACACATCAATGTACACGCACAAAGGCAGATGGCACAGTAGAAGGATTTCCAAATGCGTTTACCCAAACTGAGCGTCATATGCGTTTTCTTAAAAGTCTTTCTTACTCACTCCCCATTGAAGGTGCCGTTGTCATAGCAAATCCTTCAGCGATCATCGTTAATCCTTCTAAAGCGCTCCCTATTTTTCATGTGTCAGGTCTTCATCAACATCTCCAGTCACTTTTTAAAAAGCATCCTCAAAAAATGCTAACAGATGATCAATTAGCTCAACTGGTTCAAGGGCTTCTCTCCAAACAAACGATTCCTCACATTCAAACTTCGATTGCCCCATCACGATTTCGGCATGGTGTGCTTTGTCCTAAATGTTCCTATCAACATAATATGTATTTCTATCGGGGCATTTGGAAATGTTCATTTTGTCATTATCGGAGTATAGAAATTTTTGCAGAAGCCATGCTCGATTATCAACTATTGGTTAGCCATTCTATTACTAATCAACAGTTACGTAAATTTTTCAAAATTGATTCTATCGATACAGCTACACGATTGCTTCAGAAATTTCAGTTCCCTTATACCGGAACCTATAAAAATCGTGTTTACCATTTACCTGAAAATTTATTGGATTACATGAAGAGATTTTTTGAGGGTTGA
- a CDS encoding YwpF family protein codes for MKTFKMLSFDLVTKDGVQPFPLVDGIIINQENSHQSWILELFMEKQYRSTFDELLVNATVCNVRAVISFPDNEPAPFQVIVHTVQEIGDHVSVLLKGTLKIKRSKYAEQLLSELLAEGVSLEDLLERFTKDMKQRPKLKND; via the coding sequence ATGAAAACATTTAAAATGCTTTCCTTTGACCTTGTCACGAAAGATGGCGTACAACCATTCCCTTTAGTCGATGGCATTATTATTAATCAGGAAAACAGCCATCAATCTTGGATACTAGAATTGTTTATGGAAAAACAATATCGCTCAACCTTTGATGAACTCTTAGTAAATGCTACCGTCTGCAATGTCCGTGCAGTTATTTCATTTCCAGATAATGAACCCGCTCCTTTTCAGGTAATCGTACATACAGTTCAAGAAATTGGTGATCATGTTTCAGTACTACTAAAAGGAACACTCAAAATTAAACGCTCTAAATATGCTGAACAATTGCTTTCCGAGCTACTTGCTGAGGGTGTATCCCTAGAGGATTTACTGGAGCGCTTTACGAAAGATATGAAGCAGCGACCAAAATTAAAAAATGATTAG
- a CDS encoding single-stranded DNA-binding protein → MNQVGLVGRFTKDPVLRYLSGNRVQTHFSLAINRNFKNNRGEVDADFIFCTAWGRLAEHIVKYCGKGSLIGANGRIQTRSFVNEENTKIFMTEVVVEDIRFYHLKQRNSDETAIVPPQPPNEQEDLKDFVLP, encoded by the coding sequence ATGAATCAAGTCGGACTGGTCGGAAGGTTTACGAAAGATCCGGTGTTACGTTACTTATCTGGAAATCGTGTACAGACTCATTTTTCATTGGCCATTAACCGCAATTTTAAAAACAATCGTGGAGAAGTAGATGCAGACTTTATTTTCTGTACAGCTTGGGGAAGGCTAGCAGAACATATCGTCAAATATTGCGGTAAAGGCTCTTTAATCGGTGCAAATGGTCGTATTCAAACAAGATCATTTGTAAATGAAGAAAACACTAAGATTTTTATGACAGAGGTGGTTGTAGAAGATATACGATTTTATCATCTCAAACAAAGGAATAGTGACGAAACGGCTATTGTACCGCCACAGCCACCGAATGAACAGGAAGACTTAAAAGATTTTGTTTTACCATAG